DNA sequence from the Malus domestica chromosome 06, GDT2T_hap1 genome:
TTTACTATGAAGACTTTCAATTCGGCATAGGtatgttttaatttaaaaataagtgGTGTTGGTacattttaatgttttgttaagAAAGATGGTACATTAATTTTACCTAAATCATAGTTGAATTCTAAAGAAAATAGAGAATGAGAAAGAATATTAACCCTTGCAGAAATAAAGATTGTACCATGTTAGAAatgatttatatatattatcCTATTGAAAATTCTTAATAATTTAAGTCTCTTTGTCCACAATTAATTTGGTTATTATCTATTTGGATATTATTGAATTTTTAAATTGAGGAAAGGATAAagataataaattaaataaatattatttgaaGGCATTTCTAGCGtagaaattaatttaaaataaatttgaaaagcATCTAAATCAAGAATATACGTGGAATAGAtggtttaataaaaaattaaagcacCTTAATGTAAAGTTAAAAAAGAATGAATGTTTAATCTAAAAAAGTTTAAAATGAGGCATCtaattctaatttttaatttgataAATAGAGAAATACGGATATGAAATGTACCTAAGCGCCTTAATTTAAATCCTAAATTGCATAACATgtttgattaaatttttttttttaattttgagcgTCTAAATCTAatttgcagtttttttttttttttcatgtcaaCCATCTTCCAAATCATTTTGCTGCACCCGAGTTTAAACTGAATaatcaaatacatttttttttaacaataataACAACAGATTCCTTGtaaaattttcatcaaaacaaaaatatgaagGCCATGGTTTTTATCATTCGGAGCCGATTATTCTCTAATCGAATGAACATTTGTTCTATCAAGGAAGTTCTGCAATATTAGCCAGCCACTGCCGACAACATTTGGATTATGACATCCATCCTTGCTTGTACAGATTAAGGCTTTATAATTAATCAGCTCCATGGGAAGGCAAATGGTTTTGAACAGGATTCACCGGTGGCCTCCCACAAGTCACAACAATATTCTCATCACCATGCTCGTACTCTTTGAAGCATGCAATCCTCCCCAACTCTTCAACTTCCTCGATCACATGATCCAGCTTTGCCACCGTCTCCACCAGAAGAGACGCAAAAGCGGCAAATGGAAGCGCTTCTGAGAACTCGAGGCTTGTTATGGCAATTTTACTCAGCTGTGGCCTCAAAAACTTCCTCTCCGGCTCCTTTGCCTGCTCAGTAGCCCCCTTTGTTTTCCATTTGAGCAATGCTGAACTGTCGGTTTTCACGCTTGATAATGAGACTCCTTGCTTTTGCTGGGTTGCGTGTGCAGCTGCTAGGGCAAGCATGTTGGTTGCCTGGTTGCTGTTGGAGCCTAGGAACAGTCTTGGTTGTGATTTTATGGCTGTGTTAAGATCTTGCAGAGCTTCGTGGAGGTGATCGGATAGTATTTCGGGAGAGCAATGGCGGCGATTTCTTATGCTATTGGCGAGTTCCATCAGTGCCTTTGATACTTCCCCGGCTAGGCGAATGCATGGGTCCTTGAAGAGTAACCTAACAGATCTTGGGGTCTGCAAGAGAAATTTAGTAGAAAAAGGTACATCAATTATTAAGAAAAACAAAGCCAAAATTAGATCCCCTTTTTGTTGATGCATATGAAACTATGTTCCAAATCTGCGATCTGTCACAACAAGAAACATGTGACCTATATTCTTGTTCACTACGAACAAATTATGAGGGTTCTCGAGAACATAATCATAATTCTCATGACAATCATCATActatgtatatttttttgtttcttgtatattattttgtttcttttctcaaTGAATATATAGGGTAAATGTATTAGAACATATAATTTTTAAGCGTTACCTGAATTTCGGTTCCTATACATCCATGTAGAGCTACAACAGTGTATCCGAAGTGGCGAAGAACGTTTCCCAATTTCACATATCGCTGCCATGGAAATCTGTAACAGTGTCTTGAGTGCCTTGGTTCCCAACTTGCATGTAAGGCCTGCTCAAATTGCAACACCAAAATCATTGAAGAGGGCATAACAATTTCGCAGAGTTTCTGTGAAGttgaatataaaaaataaacgaAACCAAAGATTTCCAAGAATCATACCATGGTTTCATCCTGAGACTTGGAGTCCAAAACAGCCTTATAACCTTTATATATGGGATCCTCTGTCGATTTGTCTTGGTCTACATCTGTTTCTTCACTGAAGTACTCATTCGCACAAGCTGCAAAATCATAAATCGCAAAATACTTTGAATCACTGGGCATGTTTAGTTATTGATATAATGATTCTTGGTTACTCGAACGATATTCTAATCAAATATAAAATTCGGCTAGGAG
Encoded proteins:
- the LOC103436879 gene encoding aluminum-activated malate transporter 12-like; this translates as MFPKVHAGMEMDMGKDCGKTGGNGEKRLQIFVDRMKRFPALVWSTVWTVGRDDPRRVIHALKVGLSLTLVSLLYLIQPLFVGIGANAIWAVMTVVVVLEFTAGATLCKGLNRGLGTLLAGSLAFFIQYIATESGQTFRAVFIGAAVFLIGAAATYMRFFPYIRKNYDYGIVIFLLTFNLITVSSYRVEHVLKIAHDRFYTIAIGCGICLLMSLLVFPNWSGEELHNSSVFKLEGLARAIEACANEYFSEETDVDQDKSTEDPIYKGYKAVLDSKSQDETMALHASWEPRHSRHCYRFPWQRYVKLGNVLRHFGYTVVALHGCIGTEIQTPRSVRLLFKDPCIRLAGEVSKALMELANSIRNRRHCSPEILSDHLHEALQDLNTAIKSQPRLFLGSNSNQATNMLALAAAHATQQKQGVSLSSVKTDSSALLKWKTKGATEQAKEPERKFLRPQLSKIAITSLEFSEALPFAAFASLLVETVAKLDHVIEEVEELGRIACFKEYEHGDENIVVTCGRPPVNPVQNHLPSHGAD